In the Euphorbia lathyris chromosome 5, ddEupLath1.1, whole genome shotgun sequence genome, one interval contains:
- the LOC136229246 gene encoding protein WHAT'S THIS FACTOR 1 homolog, chloroplastic, translated as MLSQNHCCYLLNDSSFLPCTSSIWGHSIRFETSKKPPIKMSPFSISCSSPKIVPDSFLDRHVKRNNRIRFVQKLKTLLLSKPKHYIPLHILSKCRSYLALPDRRSITSMIHRYPSIFQLFSIPTPHLPMNATKPYSQLCVRLTPTAAKLAAQELQIQTAISNNLATKLEKLLMMSSHHRILLSKLVHLAPDLGLPPNFRSRLCNDHPERFKTVDTSYGRALELVSWNKELAIPLPPPPDVSHNLIVDRPLKFKHLRLRRGLNLKRPHQDFLIKFAELPDVCPYNTCSENFVKNSIEAEKRACGVVREVLGMTVEKRTLLDHLTHFRKDFGFSNQLRGMIIRHPELFYLSVKGLRDSIFLTECFDDTGKLLQKDETSVIKDQLIELVWESKRIRKERRSREASIDGNVRDCDAGSDDDDDNDDDDDNDDDDYDDGFENLFEFEDLGCDYDLNASNEEAVPRALAEFWTADASFAGINEEEGRSVEPW; from the coding sequence ATGCTCTCACAAAACCATTGTTGTTACCTCCTCAATGACTCTAGCTTTCTCCCTTGTACTAGTTCTATTTGGGGACACAGCATTCGTTTTGAAACGAGTAAGAAACCCCCAATAAAGATGTCTCCTTTTTCTATCTCTTGTTCGTCCCCTAAAATTGTTCCTGATTCTTTCCTTGATAGACATGTTAAGAGGAATAACAGGATTCGCTTTGTACAAAAGCTCAAAACTTTACTCCTTTCCAAGCCCAAACACTACATTCCACTGCATATCCTTTCTAAATGTCGATCCTACCTTGCCCTTCCCGATCGTCGTTCTATCACTTCTATGATCCATCGATACCCTTCCATCTTTCAACTCTTCTCAATCCCAACACCACACTTACCTATGAATGCCACAAAGCCATACTCTCAGCTCTGTGTTCGTCTAACGCCAACTGCAGCAAAACTTGCTGCCCAAGAGCTTCAAATTCAAACAGCCATTTCCAACAATTTGGCTACCAAACTTGAGAAACTTCTCATGATGTCTTCCCATCACCGAATTCTCTTATCAAAGCTCGTTCACCTTGCTCCAGATCTTGGTCTGCCCCCTAACTTCCGCTCTCGCCTCTGCAATGACCATCCTGAAAGATTTAAGACTGTTGATACCTCCTATGGGCGTGCTCTTGAGCTAGTGTCATGGAATAAAGAACTTGCTATTCCCTTACCTCCTCCTCCTGATGTTTCGCATAATTTGATTGTAGATAGACCTTTGAAATTTAAGCATTTGAGACTCCGAAGGGGGCTTAATTTGAAGAGACCTCACCAGGATTTTCTGATCAAGTTTGCAGAATTGCCAGATGTGTGTCCATATAACACTTGTTCTGAAAATTTTGTAAAAAATTCCATTGAGGCAGAGAAGAGAGCATGCGGTGTTGTAAGAGAGGTGTTGGGAATGACAGTTGAAAAGAGAACTTTGTTAGACCATTTGACACATTTCAGGAAAGACTTTGGATTTTCCAACCAGTTGAGGGGAATGATAATAAGACACCCTGAGTTATTCTACCTTAGCGTAAAGGGACTCAGAGATTCTATCTTCTTGACTGAATGCTTTGATGACACGGGTAAGCTTTTGCAGAAAGATGAAACTTCAGTCATAAAGGATCAGTTGATAGAGCTGGTTTGGGAGTCGAAGAGAATCAGAAAAGAGAGAAGAAGTCGTGAAGCATCAATTGACGGAAATGTGAGAGATTGTGATGCAGGaagtgatgatgatgatgataatgatgatgatgatgataatgatgatgatgattatgaTGATGGTTTTGAGAATCTGTTTGAGTTTGAAGATTTGGGTTGTGATTATGATTTAAATGCGAGCAATGAGGAAGCAGTTCCCCGGGCTTTAGCAGAATTTTGGACTGCAGATGCTTCCTTTGCTGGTATTAACGAGGAGGAAGGGCGTAGTGTGGAACCTTGGTAG
- the LOC136229247 gene encoding probable esterase KAI2 yields MGVLEEAHNIKVVGTGTQVLVLAHGFGTDQSVWKHLVPHLLDDFKVILYDNMGAGTTNPDHFDFHRYSTLEGFAFDLLAILEELQVQSCVLVGHSLSGMVAAIASISRPDLFSKIILLAASPRYLNDVDYYGGFEREDLNQIFEAMQSNYKAWCSGFAPLAIGGDMDPVTVQEFSRTLFNMRPDIALYVARTIFQSDMRPILHSVTVPCHILQSSKDFAVPVVVSEYLHNHLTCKSIVEVVSTDGHLPQLTHPDIWIPVLLRHIRHDIVV; encoded by the exons ATGGGTGTACTGGAAGAAGCTCATAACATTAAGGTTGTAGGAACAGGAACACAAGTTTTAGTGTTGGCTCATGGATTTGGGACAGACCAATCTGTTTGGAAACACCTTGTTCCTCATCTTCTCGATGATTTTAAGGTCATTTTGTATGATAATATGGGTGCTGGTACAACTAATCCGGATCACTTCGACTTCCATAGATACTCAACTCTCGAAGGTTTTGCTTTTGATTTACTTGCTATTTTAGAGGAACTACAAGTTCAATCTTGTGTTTTGGTTGGTCATTCTCTTTCCGGCATGGTTGCTGCTATTGCTTCTATTTCTCGCCCGGATCTTTTCTCGAAAATCATCTTGCTCGCTGCTTCTCCAAG ATACTTGAATGATGTGGATTACTACGGAGGATTTGAGAGAGAAGATTTAAACCAAATATTCGAAGCAATGCAATCGAATTATAAGGCATGGTGTTCAGGGTTTGCGCCTCTAGCCATCGGAGGAGACATGGATCCCGTCACAGTTCAAGAATTCAGTCGCACGCTCTTCAATATGAGACCAGACATAGCTCTTTATGTCGCACGAACCATATTTCAAAGTGACATGAGACCTATTTTGCATTCGGTTACAGTGCCTTGTCACATTTTGCAGAGCAGTAAGGATTTCGCAGTACCAGTGGTCGTGTCTGAATATTTGCACAACCACCTTACTTGCAAGTCTATTGTGGAAGTCGTGTCAACAGATGGCCACTTGCCTCAATTGACTCATCCCGATATTTGGATTCCGGTTCTTCTTAGACACATTCGTCATGATATTGTTGTTTAA